Proteins encoded in a region of the Streptomyces sp. NBC_00258 genome:
- a CDS encoding PIG-L deacetylase family protein has protein sequence MTHGNAPDTPRSTLVITAHAGDFVWRAGGAIALAASRGKKVTIACLTYGERGESAKAWREGRSLEEIKEMRRAEAEAAAATLGAEVVFFDAGDYPLTITPELTDRLVAVYREAQPDVVLTHPLDDPYNGDHPAAARMALDARVLAQAIGYPAEGEIIGAPPVFLFEPHQPEMCGFRPEVLLDISEVWETKRKAMECLAAQRHLWDYYTDLAVRRGVQLKRNAGPNLGLPHTTYAEAYMRPYPQVTGELA, from the coding sequence ATGACGCACGGCAACGCGCCCGACACCCCACGATCGACACTTGTCATCACCGCGCATGCCGGGGACTTCGTGTGGCGGGCGGGTGGAGCCATCGCCCTCGCCGCCTCGCGCGGTAAGAAGGTCACCATCGCCTGCCTGACCTACGGCGAGCGCGGGGAGTCCGCGAAGGCCTGGCGCGAGGGAAGGTCGCTGGAGGAGATCAAGGAGATGCGCCGTGCGGAGGCCGAGGCGGCTGCCGCCACCCTCGGCGCCGAGGTCGTCTTCTTCGACGCCGGCGACTACCCCCTGACCATCACCCCCGAGCTGACGGACCGGCTGGTGGCCGTCTACCGCGAGGCGCAGCCGGACGTCGTCCTCACCCACCCGCTCGACGACCCGTACAACGGCGACCATCCGGCGGCCGCGCGGATGGCGTTGGACGCGCGGGTGCTCGCCCAGGCCATCGGCTACCCGGCCGAGGGGGAGATCATCGGCGCCCCGCCGGTGTTCCTCTTCGAGCCGCACCAGCCCGAGATGTGCGGCTTCAGGCCGGAGGTCCTCCTCGACATCTCCGAGGTGTGGGAGACCAAGCGCAAGGCCATGGAGTGCCTGGCCGCCCAGCGGCACCTGTGGGACTACTACACCGACCTGGCCGTCCGCCGCGGCGTACAGCTCAAGCGCAACGCGGGCCCCAACCTCGGCCTGCCGCACACCACTTACGCAGAGGCGTACATGCGCCCGTACCCGCAGGTCACGGGGGAGCTGGCATGA
- a CDS encoding GntR family transcriptional regulator produces the protein MPKQARPSTGEQARQHALAQLRQAILRGEMAPAQRLVENELAEQFGVTRASVRAALIELESEGLVERIRNRGSRVRVVTVEEAVAITECRMALEGLCAAKAAVAVTDEQLTRLVDVGEAMSKAVADGEPVTYSDLNHELHALIRQFSGQQTAVELLERLNGQLVRHRFQLALRPGRPQKSLGEHLAMIEAIRARDPQAAEAAVRAHLSGVIDALRE, from the coding sequence ATGCCGAAACAAGCCCGTCCGAGCACCGGAGAGCAGGCCAGGCAGCACGCGCTCGCGCAGCTGCGGCAGGCGATCCTGCGCGGCGAGATGGCACCGGCCCAGCGGCTGGTGGAGAACGAACTCGCCGAGCAGTTCGGTGTGACGCGGGCCAGTGTGCGTGCGGCGCTGATCGAGTTGGAGTCGGAGGGTCTGGTCGAGCGGATCCGCAACCGCGGCTCGCGGGTGCGGGTGGTGACCGTGGAGGAAGCGGTCGCCATCACCGAGTGCCGCATGGCCCTCGAAGGGCTGTGCGCGGCCAAGGCGGCCGTCGCGGTCACGGACGAACAGCTGACCCGGCTGGTCGACGTGGGCGAGGCGATGTCCAAGGCCGTCGCCGACGGCGAGCCGGTGACCTACTCCGACCTCAACCACGAACTGCACGCCCTCATCAGGCAGTTCTCCGGCCAGCAGACGGCCGTGGAACTGCTGGAGCGGCTCAACGGGCAGCTGGTGCGCCACCGTTTCCAGCTCGCGCTGCGGCCGGGGCGGCCCCAGAAGTCCCTGGGTGAGCATCTGGCCATGATCGAGGCGATCAGGGCCCGGGACCCGCAGGCGGCCGAAGCGGCCGTCCGCGCCCACCTTTCGGGTGTGATCGACGCGCTGCGCGAGTGA
- a CDS encoding response regulator transcription factor encodes MEKVRLLVVDDDPPIADLVATVARYEGWEAVTANSGEEALHRAAEFHPDIVVLDLMLPGLDGFAVLDRLRLSGTMVPVVFLTARDGVADRVAGLTRGGDDYLVKPFAVEELMARLRTVLRRSAGPAFQRSVLSVADLTMDEDTREVRRGDRLLTLTPTEYEVLRYLMRKSPTVLTKAQILDHVWEYGFGGRSNVVELVISRLRRKLDGTDEGETTLIHTVRGVGYVVRQVAE; translated from the coding sequence GTGGAAAAAGTACGACTTCTCGTCGTGGACGACGACCCGCCCATCGCCGACCTGGTCGCGACGGTCGCCCGCTACGAGGGCTGGGAGGCGGTCACCGCGAACTCCGGCGAGGAGGCGCTGCACCGGGCCGCCGAGTTCCATCCGGACATCGTGGTGCTCGACCTGATGCTGCCCGGGCTCGACGGTTTCGCCGTGCTGGACCGGCTGCGGCTGTCCGGGACGATGGTGCCCGTGGTGTTCCTGACCGCGCGGGACGGCGTGGCCGACCGGGTCGCGGGCCTGACCAGGGGCGGCGACGACTACCTCGTGAAGCCGTTCGCGGTGGAGGAACTCATGGCCCGGCTGCGCACCGTGCTGCGCCGGAGCGCGGGACCGGCCTTCCAGCGCTCGGTGCTGAGTGTCGCGGACCTGACGATGGACGAGGACACCCGCGAGGTGCGCCGCGGCGACCGGCTGCTGACGCTCACCCCGACCGAGTACGAGGTGCTCCGCTATCTGATGCGGAAGTCGCCGACCGTGCTGACCAAGGCGCAGATCCTCGACCACGTCTGGGAGTACGGCTTCGGCGGCCGGTCGAACGTGGTGGAGCTGGTCATCAGCCGGCTGCGCCGCAAGCTCGACGGCACGGACGAGGGCGAGACCACCCTGATCCACACCGTGCGCGGCGTCGGGTACGTGGTGCGGCAGGTCGCCGAGTGA
- a CDS encoding ferredoxin reductase family protein yields the protein MTTVQTTVSPPPAAVRPKVVARAGLYGVLAVNVAVVTVFFVQAGFASNALIVMGRLLGLYAALLMAFQLLLVARLPWLDRRIGMDRLTSWHRWVGFGLLWTLLGHAVFITFGYADSSGMDPVSQLVDLAETVEGVLRAVVALVLILVIGGVSARYARRRLAYETWHFIHLYTYVAVVLAFTHQVAVGTTFTASSFATAYWYGVWGVALGAVVLGRLVLPLWRNMRHQLRVSAVVPESDSVVSVYITGRDLDRLPARAGQFFLWRFLTKDRWWQANPFSLSAAPDGRTLRLTAKAAGDGTAALRHLKVGTRVFAEGPYGAFTAMHRTRSEAVLIAGGVGVTPIRALLEELHGHAVVIYRVSTDRDAVLYDELRELALAKGAELHLVSGPVSPDKLAPGELARLVPDIGERDVFLCGPPPMMNAVLGSLRELNVPKQQIHFERFSLAG from the coding sequence GTGACTACTGTCCAGACGACCGTTTCACCACCTCCCGCGGCGGTGCGCCCCAAGGTGGTGGCCCGCGCCGGCCTGTACGGCGTGCTGGCCGTGAACGTAGCCGTGGTGACCGTGTTCTTCGTCCAGGCCGGGTTCGCCTCGAACGCCCTCATCGTCATGGGCCGGCTCCTCGGCCTGTACGCCGCGCTCCTGATGGCCTTCCAGCTGCTGCTGGTCGCCCGCCTGCCGTGGCTCGACCGTCGCATCGGCATGGACCGGCTGACCTCCTGGCACCGCTGGGTCGGCTTCGGCCTGCTGTGGACGCTGCTGGGCCACGCCGTGTTCATCACCTTCGGCTACGCCGACTCCTCCGGCATGGACCCGGTGAGCCAGCTGGTGGACCTCGCCGAGACCGTCGAGGGCGTGCTGCGCGCCGTCGTCGCGCTGGTGCTGATCCTCGTGATCGGTGGCGTCTCGGCCCGCTACGCCCGCCGAAGGCTGGCCTACGAGACCTGGCACTTCATCCACCTCTACACGTACGTCGCGGTGGTGCTGGCCTTCACGCACCAGGTCGCGGTGGGCACGACCTTCACCGCTTCCTCGTTCGCGACGGCGTACTGGTACGGCGTGTGGGGTGTGGCGCTCGGCGCGGTCGTCCTGGGCCGTCTTGTGCTGCCGCTGTGGCGGAACATGCGGCACCAGCTGCGGGTCTCGGCCGTGGTGCCCGAGTCCGACAGCGTCGTCTCGGTCTACATCACAGGCCGCGACCTGGACCGGCTGCCGGCGCGCGCGGGCCAGTTCTTCCTGTGGCGGTTCCTGACCAAGGACCGGTGGTGGCAGGCCAACCCGTTCTCGCTGTCGGCGGCCCCTGACGGCCGGACACTGCGGCTCACCGCAAAGGCGGCGGGCGACGGCACCGCGGCCCTGCGGCACCTGAAGGTGGGCACGCGCGTCTTCGCCGAGGGCCCGTACGGCGCCTTCACCGCGATGCACCGCACCCGGTCGGAGGCCGTGCTCATCGCCGGCGGCGTGGGCGTCACCCCCATCCGGGCCCTGCTGGAAGAACTGCACGGGCACGCCGTGGTCATCTACCGGGTGTCCACGGACCGGGACGCGGTCCTCTACGACGAGCTGCGGGAGCTCGCCCTGGCCAAGGGCGCCGAGCTGCACCTGGTGTCCGGGCCGGTCAGCCCCGACAAGCTGGCGCCCGGAGAGCTGGCGCGGCTCGTCCCCGACATCGGCGAACGGGACGTCTTCCTGTGCGGGCCGCCTCCGATGATGAACGCGGTGCTGGGCAGCCTGCGCGAGCTGAACGTGCCCAAGCAGCAGATCCACTTCGAGCGCTTCAGCCTGGCGGGATGA
- a CDS encoding 4-carboxy-4-hydroxy-2-oxoadipate aldolase/oxaloacetate decarboxylase — MSGLIVTNPPKTAGKDVEALSTYGVATVHEALGRTGLLGSDLRPIQQGVRVAGTAVTVLSWPGDNLMIHAAVEQCGEGDILVVTTTSPSTDGMFGELFATALQRRGVRGLVTGAGVRDTEELREMGFPVWAAAVSAQGTVKATGGSVNVPVVLGGQSVRPGDVILADDDGVMVVPRERSAEAVDASAARTAKEEATRAAFTEGQLGLDRYGLRETLVRLGVRYQSYEEYRRERRDPLDGAGT; from the coding sequence ATGAGCGGCCTGATCGTCACCAACCCCCCGAAGACCGCCGGGAAGGACGTCGAGGCGCTCTCCACGTACGGCGTGGCGACCGTCCACGAGGCGCTCGGCCGCACCGGTCTCCTCGGCAGCGACCTGCGTCCGATCCAGCAGGGCGTACGAGTCGCGGGCACCGCGGTCACCGTGCTGAGCTGGCCCGGCGACAACCTCATGATCCACGCGGCGGTGGAGCAGTGCGGCGAGGGCGACATCCTCGTCGTCACCACCACCTCGCCCTCCACGGACGGCATGTTCGGCGAGCTGTTCGCCACCGCCCTGCAACGCCGGGGCGTGCGCGGCCTGGTGACCGGGGCCGGAGTGCGCGACACCGAGGAACTGCGCGAGATGGGCTTCCCCGTCTGGGCGGCGGCCGTGTCCGCGCAGGGCACCGTGAAGGCCACCGGCGGATCGGTCAACGTACCCGTGGTCCTCGGCGGACAGAGCGTCCGGCCGGGAGACGTGATCCTCGCCGACGACGACGGCGTGATGGTCGTCCCGCGCGAGCGGTCCGCGGAGGCTGTCGACGCGTCCGCCGCGCGCACCGCGAAGGAGGAAGCGACACGCGCCGCCTTCACCGAGGGCCAACTCGGCCTGGACCGCTACGGGTTGCGCGAGACCCTCGTACGCCTGGGAGTGCGCTACCAGTCGTACGAGGAGTACCGGCGGGAGCGGCGGGATCCGTTGGACGGGGCCGGAACGTGA
- a CDS encoding sensor histidine kinase: protein MIRRFTETYRRLRLGTRLALGMGVLSLVVFAVVGASLSMYMRGYLERQLNDQMKLVQITQSKDVTAYGTVQGKPYYGWYTASYEVSADSAVLRKPADVPADSDELATVAEALQASGHDPLFRTAHIKGKGTYRLRACEAEPGVVLVTAAPMDDIEDTMDQLATVQVVAFALALVGLVVFGRAVLRRGLKPLSDMAHTARGITSHDFTDSARLPVRADRGNGGPEVEELRTAFNTMLEHIDDSLAVRTEAEQRLRRFVADASHELRTPLMSVRGYADLFQYAAANEPEEREKHLARLRAEAARMGVLLDDLLLLARLDAAEVEAPVRLEDADLAELVRQAAEAFRAARPDHPLAVTAGPGPVRLRLDALRIRQVLDNLLTNAAVHTPAGTEVSVEVSVVSGAAVVRVTDSGPGIPTADQEHVFDRFFRVDKARSRDRGGSGLGLAVARSLVQAHGGTIALTSRPGETTFTMRLPLAP, encoded by the coding sequence GTGATCCGGCGCTTCACGGAGACCTACCGCAGGCTGCGCCTCGGCACCCGGCTGGCCCTGGGCATGGGCGTGCTCTCGCTGGTCGTGTTCGCCGTCGTCGGGGCATCGCTGTCGATGTACATGCGGGGCTATCTGGAACGCCAGCTCAACGACCAGATGAAGCTCGTCCAGATCACCCAGTCCAAGGACGTCACGGCGTACGGCACCGTGCAGGGCAAGCCGTACTACGGCTGGTACACCGCCTCGTACGAGGTCTCGGCCGACTCGGCCGTCCTGCGCAAGCCGGCGGACGTACCGGCGGACTCCGACGAGCTCGCCACCGTCGCCGAGGCGCTCCAGGCCTCGGGCCACGACCCGCTCTTCCGCACCGCGCACATCAAGGGGAAGGGAACGTACCGGCTGCGTGCCTGCGAGGCCGAACCCGGGGTGGTGCTGGTCACCGCGGCACCCATGGACGACATCGAGGACACCATGGACCAGCTGGCCACGGTCCAGGTCGTCGCCTTCGCCCTCGCGCTGGTCGGGCTCGTGGTGTTCGGCCGCGCGGTGCTTCGGCGGGGCCTGAAGCCGCTCAGCGACATGGCGCACACGGCCCGCGGCATCACCTCGCACGACTTCACCGACTCGGCGCGGCTTCCGGTGCGGGCCGACCGCGGGAACGGCGGCCCGGAGGTCGAGGAGCTGCGGACCGCCTTCAACACCATGCTGGAGCACATCGACGACTCGCTGGCCGTCCGCACGGAGGCCGAGCAGCGGCTGCGCCGCTTCGTCGCGGACGCCTCGCACGAACTCCGTACGCCTCTGATGTCGGTACGCGGCTACGCGGACCTCTTCCAGTACGCGGCGGCCAACGAGCCCGAGGAGCGGGAGAAGCACCTGGCCCGGCTGCGTGCCGAGGCGGCCAGGATGGGCGTGCTCCTGGACGACCTGCTGCTGCTCGCCCGGCTGGACGCCGCCGAAGTGGAGGCGCCGGTCCGGCTGGAGGACGCGGATCTGGCGGAGCTGGTGCGCCAGGCCGCGGAGGCTTTCCGCGCGGCCCGCCCGGACCATCCGCTGGCCGTGACGGCCGGTCCCGGTCCGGTGCGGCTGCGCCTGGACGCCCTGCGCATCCGTCAGGTCCTGGACAACCTCCTCACCAACGCCGCCGTGCACACCCCGGCCGGTACGGAGGTGTCCGTGGAGGTGTCCGTCGTGTCCGGCGCGGCGGTCGTCCGGGTCACCGACTCCGGTCCCGGCATTCCGACCGCCGACCAGGAGCACGTCTTCGACCGCTTCTTCCGCGTCGACAAGGCCCGCAGCCGCGACCGGGGCGGCAGCGGCCTCGGCCTGGCGGTCGCCCGCTCCCTGGTC
- a CDS encoding FMN-binding protein, with protein MKRAIPVLVLTVAGLIPVWRYAPSTDTSSTTEVAEPASTPSTSSSGGTSNQVVAGSTIETEKGPVQVEVTFEGDKISSVRMLQQPNHPQTKAAVPKLIAETLTAQSADIDAVSGATITSEGYVESLQAAIDAKPASSSSSSASPSASAAASQVVAGSAVDTEKGTVQVEVTFEGDGIGAVRMLQQPNHPQTKAAVPKLIAETLSAQSSDIDAVSGATITSEGYVESLQAAIDAKG; from the coding sequence GTGAAACGAGCCATTCCTGTCCTGGTCCTGACCGTCGCGGGTCTGATCCCGGTGTGGCGCTACGCGCCCTCGACCGATACGTCGTCCACCACGGAGGTCGCCGAACCCGCCTCGACACCTTCCACGTCCTCTTCGGGGGGTACCTCGAACCAGGTCGTCGCCGGTTCGACCATCGAGACCGAGAAGGGTCCCGTGCAGGTCGAGGTGACCTTCGAGGGCGACAAGATCAGCTCCGTACGGATGCTGCAGCAGCCGAACCACCCGCAGACCAAGGCCGCGGTCCCGAAGCTGATCGCGGAGACGCTCACGGCGCAGAGCGCCGACATCGACGCGGTGTCCGGCGCCACGATCACCAGTGAGGGGTACGTCGAGTCCCTCCAGGCCGCCATCGACGCGAAGCCGGCGTCCTCCTCGTCCTCCTCGGCCTCGCCGTCCGCCTCGGCCGCCGCCTCCCAGGTCGTCGCGGGTTCGGCCGTCGACACGGAGAAGGGCACCGTGCAGGTGGAGGTGACCTTCGAGGGCGACGGGATCGGCGCGGTGCGGATGCTGCAGCAGCCGAACCACCCGCAGACGAAGGCCGCCGTGCCGAAGCTGATAGCGGAGACGCTGTCGGCACAGAGTTCCGACATCGACGCGGTCTCGGGCGCCACGATCACGAGCGAGGGGTACGTCGAGTCCCTCCAGGCCGCCATCGACGCGAAGGGCTGA
- a CDS encoding FAD:protein FMN transferase — MRRVEHIMGLPISLRIDTADTADTGDDADTAGRASAAADRVFAWLREVDARFSPFIADSEVSRLGRGELESHELSPDLVEVLDLCEEYRVASGGAFQVRLPGRGLDPCAMVKGWAVQRAAELLQAEGVTTFCLNAGGDVVSAGRPWRVGVRHPEQADRLCAVLEITDGAVATSGRYERGDHILDGRTGRPATGLLSLTVVAPSLTEADATATAAFAMGADGIDWAAAREGCEVFAVDAERRVFRTSGFPVAA; from the coding sequence GTGCGCCGCGTCGAGCACATCATGGGGCTGCCGATCTCCTTGCGGATCGACACGGCCGACACGGCCGACACCGGAGACGACGCCGACACCGCCGGGCGCGCCTCCGCGGCCGCGGACCGGGTCTTCGCGTGGCTGCGTGAGGTCGACGCGCGGTTCAGCCCGTTCATCGCCGACAGCGAGGTGTCCCGGCTGGGCCGGGGAGAGCTCGAATCCCACGAGCTCAGCCCGGACCTCGTCGAGGTGCTCGACCTGTGCGAGGAGTACCGGGTCGCGAGCGGGGGCGCGTTCCAGGTGCGGCTGCCCGGCCGCGGCCTCGACCCCTGCGCGATGGTCAAGGGCTGGGCGGTGCAGCGGGCCGCGGAGTTGCTGCAGGCCGAGGGCGTGACGACGTTCTGCCTGAACGCCGGCGGCGATGTGGTCTCGGCGGGCCGTCCGTGGCGGGTGGGAGTGCGCCACCCGGAACAGGCCGACCGGCTGTGCGCGGTCCTGGAGATCACCGACGGCGCGGTGGCGACCTCCGGGCGCTACGAGCGGGGTGACCACATCCTCGACGGCCGCACCGGCCGTCCTGCGACCGGACTGCTCAGTCTCACCGTCGTGGCTCCTTCCCTGACCGAGGCGGACGCGACGGCGACAGCGGCGTTCGCGATGGGCGCGGACGGCATCGACTGGGCCGCCGCGCGCGAAGGCTGCGAGGTGTTCGCGGTGGACGCCGAGCGCCGTGTGTTCCGCACGTCGGGGTTCCCCGTCGCCGCCTGA